The Novibacillus thermophilus genome segment AGAGTGTCAGCCTCGAAGATTTAAAAGGGGACGTCTGGCTAGCCAACTTTATCTTTACGAACTGTCGCACCGTTTGTCCTCCGATGACAGCCAATATGGCTCAAATTCAGCAAGCAATGAAAGAAGAGGGGCTCAACATACCGATTGTGTCGTTCAGCGTTGATCCGGAGAACGACAGCCCGGAAGCGTTAAAAGAGTATGGCGGCAACGTGGGCGCCGACTTTACGAACTGGCACTTCCTCACGGGGTATGAGTTTGAAGACATTCAGCAGTTGTCTCAAGAGAGCTTTAAAGCCCTTGTGGAACCTGAACCCGACTCTGACCAAATCATGCACGGAACCTCCTTTTACTTAGTGAATCAATCGGGAAGCGTTGTGCAAAAATATAACGGACTGGAGCCGCCTGTGGAAGAGATTATCGACGATATAAAAGCGTTAAGGTGATGAAGATGTGGGATCTTGTGACAAGCCAGTTCAGTTTTACCGCATTGTGGAGTCCGGTGTTTCTGGCGGGAACGGTTGTGGCCGCTCTCCTCTACTTAGCTGTGGTCGGGCCGCTCAGGTCCCGTTTTACCCATGCGGTACCCGTTCCGTGGTATAAAAAAATGTCGTTCGTTGCCGGTCTGTTTGCGTTTTACTTAGGTTTTGGGGGTCCAGTGTACTTAATTGGACATTTGATGTTCAGCGCCCACATGTTTAAAATGGCTTTTGTCTATTTTATCACTCCACCTTTGCTGATGTTCGGCACGCCAGCTTGGTTGGTGAGACCGTTGTTCCGCTACCGGGCAGTGGAGAAACTGTTTAAAATCGTTATGCATCCTTTTCCTTCGCTGTTTATGTTCAACCTGCTTGTGTCTCTGTACCATATTCCGCAACTGTTTGACCACCTGATGGCCAATTACACGCTGCACATTGGGTACCAAGCGGTCCTTTTCGTCACGGCGCTCTTCATGTGGTGGCAAGTTTTGACCCCGCTTCCGGAATTTGACAGGCTGTCAGACATCAAGAAAATTGCCTACGTGTTCGCCAACAGCGCCTTGCTGCTTCCGGCCTGTGCCCTCATTATTTTTGCAGATCACACGATTTACGCGACGTACACAGACCCGGCTAAATGGGCGACGGCCCTCGGTTACTGTTTACCTGCCGGAACGACGGTTCCGCCGCAGTTGTTTGAAACGTTTAGCTTGCTGTCTCCTATGGAAGACCAACAACTGGGCGGGATTGTCATGAAATTGACGCAGGAGACCGTCTTCATGATCGTATTGGGGCACATTTTTTACCATTGGGTGAAGAAAGAAAAGAAAGTGGTGGACATACAAGATTTTCAGCGTTATCCGCGATTGTCAAACAAGTAATTTGGGCGCCGTTAAAGGCGTCATTTATTTTTGCTGTTAAATCGTAATGATTACTATTTACAAATCGTCGATCCCCTAGTACAATGTTTTTATCATGTATAGATGACAAGGAGATGGCGATTTTGATCAGAGCGAGGAGAGGGTTGTTAATCGGAGGCATCCTGATGATAGTGGCGGTCACTTCTCTCGCAGGGTGCAGTGACGAGGCCGCTGATTCGAACGAAGGGAAGGAAGCCATTGAACTTGAGTTGATTCACGTGTACACGAGTTTTTATCCGCTGTACGACTTTGCAGCCAAAATTGGAGGGGATGCCGTCAAGGTGCGCAGCATCACCCCGCCCGGGGCTGAACCACACGATTATGAGCCGTCTCCGAAGGACATGGTTTCTCTGGCGGACGCTGATCTGTTCGTGTACAATGGATCTGGGTTTGAGCCGTGGGCAGAACAAGCGTTAAAAACATTGGACGGAACGAACACTCGCATCGTTAATGCGACGGAGCACCTCGACACTGCGACGAGCGGGGAAGGTCACGTTAAACACAGCGATGACGAGGGAGAGCACGTTCACTCTCATTCACATGGAGAACAGGATCCTCACGTTTGGCTGGACCCGAATCTGGCGAAGCAGCAAGCACAGATGATTAAAGACGCCCTGGTGGAGATTGACGCTGATCGTGCTGACGTGTATGAAGCAAATTTTGAACAACTGGCTGCACAGTTTGACGAATTAGACCGAACACTCCGAAATGTGACGCGAACTGCTGAAAAGAAAGAATTTGTCGTCTCTCACGCCGCGTTTGGTCACTTGGCCCATCGCTACGGTCTTGAACAGGTGGCAGTGTCCGGTTTGTCGCCTTCTGACGAGCCGAGCAGTAAAGAGCTGCAACAGGTGATTGATTTTGCCAAGGAGCACGATGTACACTACATTATGTTTGACGTATTAGTCAGCCCTAAAGTGGCAAATGCGGTAAAAGAATCCATCGGGGCAGAGGTGTTGCGGCTGCATTCCCTGGAGAACTTGACGGAGGAGGAGTTGGGACGGGGTGAAGACTACTTCTCGATCATGAAACAGAACGTTGCGAATCTCGAGAAGGCCCTCAACCCGTCAAACGATGATGGAGGAACCGATTATTGACGTTCGGGACGTTACATTTGCATACGGCGCTGTAAACGTGTTGGAAAACGTGAGTCTCGCCGTGAATCGGGGTGAATTTTTGGGGCTTGTCGGGCCTAACGGCTCGGGGAAGTCGACGTTGATTAAAGTTATTCTCGGACTGGAACAGCCCCAGAGCGGTGACATTCGCCTGTTCGGAAAACCGTCATCCCAGTTTCGAGCCTGGTCTCGGATCGGGTACGTATCGCAAAAAGCGAATCGCTTTAACACAAGTTTTCCAGCGACCGTGTTCGAGGTCGTCTCCACCGGACTTTACGGTAAATTGGGCCTGTTCAAGCGTCTGTCCCGCCAGGACCGGCGTGTCGTTTACGACATGATGGACCGGGTTGGGCTGTCGACATATCACAAGCACTTGATGGGGGAACTGTCGGGAGGACAGCAACAGCGGGTTTTTATTGCCCGGGCGCTCGTCAGTCAGCCGGACTTGCTGATCCTGGATGAACCGACAGTTGGCATCGATGCCGAATCAGTCGATCGCTTTTACCGCTTACTAGAAGATTTGAGGAACGAGTACGACTTGACAATCTTGTTAGTCAGTCACGACATTGGAGTGATGACCGCTAAAGTGAGCAGCGTGGCGTGTCTCAATAAACAGGTGCACTACCATGGAGATCCGGAAGCGTTCAACGCGCGTCAAGACGAAATACTGTCCAGGACTTACGGGCACGACGTCCGTATGCTGGAACACAGTCACTAACGCAATAAAAGACTGAATCAGTGTGAAGTGCTAAAGGGCGGAGGAGATCATGCTAGATGTGTTGTTGGAGTACGAATTTTTAAGAAATGCGTTTTGGGCGGGAATGATTATCGGAATCGTCAGCCCGGTTGTCGGCGTTTTTCTCGTTGTGCGACGTCTGTCCCTCATGGCCGACGCGCTGTCGCACATTGCCCTGTCGGGTGTCGCGGCTGGAATGTTATTGCGTGAAGTGTCTCCTGCCTTCGCTTTTTTTAACCCCGTTTATGCCGGCATGGCCTTTTCCGTCGCAGGCTCCCTATTTGTGGAACAACTGCGCAAGCTGTACAGGTCGTATGAGGAACTGGCTATCCCGATCACGTTGTCGACTGGCGTGGCTCTCGGGGTTGTGCTCATCAGCATTGCCGACGGGTTTAACAGTGACTTGTTTGGCTACTTGTTCGGCAGCGTGTTGTCTGTGACGCCGTCTGATTTAATGGCAATCGGCGGGATCGGCCTTGTCGTGCTCCTCGCAGTCTTCGTCTTTTATAAAGAGCTGTTCTATTTGTCATACGACGAAGAGAACGCTGTCCTTTCCGGTTTGCCGCGAAAGGCGTTGAACGTGTTGTACATGGTGCTAGTCGCCCTCGTCATTGCGGCTGCGATGCGAATAGTCGGCATTTTGCTCGTGTCGGCGATGATGACGTTGCCTGTCGCCGCAAGTTTGCAAGTGGCCCGGAGTTTTAAACAGACGTTTTTGTACGCCGTCGGTTTTGCCGAAACATCTGTTTTGGGAGGGCTGACACTGTCGTACTATTTAGACTGGGCTTCCGGCGGCACCATCGTCCTGCTGTCTGTCACAATTCTCGCCATCACACTCACGTTTAAACGGCTCAAACGCCGGCTCGTATCGAGACGCGTTCTGTCCTCTGGTCAGGAGGCGGGACACTGTTGAGTGGGAGGTTATCGGAATGAACGTTTCAGAAGCATTGGCCATTCTAAAAGAGAAGGGGTTCAAATATACCGACAAACGAGAGCTGTTGTTGAACATCCTTGCGCAAGAGGGGCGCTACTTAAGTGCTAAGGCCGTGTTGGAGCAAATGAAGGCCTCTTTTCCGCAGCTCAGTGTCGATACAGTTTACCGCAATTTGACTTTGCTCCACGAACTGGACATTTTGGAAGCAACCGAATTGAACGGCGAGCGCCTTTACCGCATGGTGTGCGCAGGCGACGACCATCACCATCACCTTATATGCACCGAGTGCGGCAAAACGAAAAAAATCGACATCTGCCCCATGCACGCGATGTTCGGAAGACCGGAAGGTTTCCAAATTACTGGTCACAAATTCGAAATTTACGGCGTGTGTGACGGGTGTGCCCCTTAAACCCTCGTAAAGGGTTTCAGGAGGGTGAAATAATTCGAGAAATAACGGGTTTGACCACAAAATGACCACATACGTCTTTTTTACCCACTGTAGGGGGCTTTACGTTGCTCGAAGACGTGCAACCCTCCGCCAACAGGCGGAGGGTTGCTTTTGTGGTGGGGCATGCAGGGCTCGAACCTGCGACCTTCTGATTAAGAGTCAGCTGCTCTTCCAACTGAGCTAATGCCCCTTACTTTTTTGTACGGTGTCATTTTACTACATATCCCTCGGTGAAACAAGGGGATTTAATACGTCAATTACTTGTGGGAGGGTTTACTAAAAGGCTGAAAATTCCCCCTTTGGTGTTTTTTCCGTGACCACACGTACTGGTAGTTTTAATCCACGGCACCGTTTAAAACGGACAAGCGTTCCTTTATCCCGTAATGGCTGAACAGGGCATGAGGCGTTAGACTTTAACTTTTGATGAGAGACCGTTGCGTACTAAACTCCTTGAGAGAGGAAGGGAAGCGATGAAAAAGGACAAAATCACTGGCGCGTTAACAAGACTTTTTCACTGACGTTTGCAGGGAATTCGATTCATTACTGGGCGGACAAGGTCGTTTTTTCGAGCTACTTGGATGAAAACGATTGATAGGGGCGATTAGTTCATCTTTTTCATAGAAACGATTAATAAATGCCAGTATTTACAGCAAAATTGTTCTTTGCTTAAGCTGTTGCAAAGGTGTAAACTGCTACAGAAGTCTCCGAAAATTTTCAATAAAAAAGAGAAATATGCGTTTACAAAGGGTGGAGAGGAGTATCAGCCGTGGATGTTTTTAGGCGCCTCAAGCCATTTTATTGGCCTCACAAAAGGTGGGGAATGCTTTCTGTCTTCCTGCTCATCGGTGTGACGGCTTTAAGCCTCGTGCAGCCGATGTTGTTACAGTTTCTCATTGACGACATCGTCATTGCGGGCCGTTATGAGTGGATTCCCCACGTGTCAATCGGTATTTTGTGCATAGCGGGTGTGCGCTCGATTTGCCGCTATTACCACCAGTACACGGGGCATTTGTTCGGTATTGCCAGTGTTTACGATCTCCGGACCGCCCTGTACGACAAATTGCAAGGATTGTCTTTTTCTTATTACGACAACGCCAAGACCGGAGATCTCATGGCCCGTTTGACAGGAGATGTGGAAGCGTTTCGCATGTTTTTGTCCTTTGGAATCGCCCAGCTGCTCAACATCGTGCTCATGGTCGTCTTGGGAATGGTGGTGTTGGGGACGATTAACGTCGAACTGACGCTGATCACCCTTGCGGTGACGATGCCCTTGCTCGCTTTTGTCAGCATTCGATTTGACAGCGCGGCGCACCCGGCTTTTTCAAACATACGCAAGGCGATTGCTCGCATGTCCACTCGAGTACAGGAAAACATTACCGGCGTTCGGACGGTGAAGTCGTTTTCAAGGGAAGCCCACGAAATCGACAAGTTCGCTACTTCAAATGACGACTATATGGACACGCACTTGCGTGCGGCACGGCTGTGGTCGAAATATTTTCCTCTAATGGAGACGCTGGGAAACCTCAGTTTGGTCATCATGCTGGGCTACGGCGGGTTTCTCGTGATTCAAGGAAAATTGACTCCGGGGGGATTGGCCGCGTTCTTTACACTCACTTCGTTTATTGTGGGACCTCTGCAGGCGCTAGGATTTCAAATCAACAATTTGACGCAGGCAAAAGCGGCAGGGGAGCGGTTGATGGAAATATTGGATACACCCCAGCACGTTCGAGAGAAGCCGAATGCCAAGGATCTTACGGACGTGAAAGGACGAGTCCAGTTCGAGGGTGTAACGTTTCATTACCGGGGAAACGTCCCGGCTCTCTACAACGTTCACTTCGAGGCAAAGCCGGGTTCCGTCATCGCCTTGCTGGGGGCGACGGGATCTGGCAAATCGACCGTCGTCCAGCTGATCATGCGCAGTTACGATGTGACAAAAGGCAAAGTGACGGTTGACGGCAACGACGTGCGGGACCTCACGTTGAAGAGCTTGCGCAGGCACATCGGGATCGTCTTTCAGGATACTTTTCTTTTTTCTGCAAGCATACGCGACAACATCGCTTACGGAAATCACGAGGCGCCGATGGAACACGTCGTGCGGGCAGCGAAAATCGCCCAGGCACACGATTTTATTATGGAAATGCCTGAGCAGTACGATACCGTCGTCGGAGAACGGGGACTCGGTTTGTCCGGCGGACAAAAACAGCGGATTGCCATTGCGCGCGCCATTTTGACGGACCCGCGCATTTTGATACTTGACGATGCGACGAGCGCCGTAGACATGGAAACGGAAATTTCGATTCGAGAAGCGCTCCGTTCCGCGATGAAAGGCAGGACGACGTTCATGATCGCACACCGCATTTCTACGCTGAAAAGTGCTGATGAAATTCTCGTCATGGATCAGGGACGGATTGTTCAGCGGGGCCGCCATGAAGACTTGTTGCAACAGCGGGGTCCCTACCGGCGGATATTCGATGTACAATTTTCGGATCAGCGGGAAGTGTTGCAGGAAATGGAGAGGATGCGGGCATGAAGAACGTCCGGAAGGAACGGTTTGTTTACCGGGACGACCGAAAAATGGAGAAGCCGTTCGACTGGCAACAGTTTCGCCGGTTGCTTGGCTATTTAAAACCGTACCGGCGCCACTTGCCCCTCGTTGTCCTGACGATGCTCATCGTGACCGGGACGAGGTTGGCTGTTCCGTATCTCATCAGTGTCGCCATTGACCATGCCATTTTGGACGACCAAAACATCCCGTTGCTCGTCACGATGGTTGTTACGATTTTCGTCCTTTACCTGGCCAGTTGGGGAGCGAACGCCGTCAGGATTCAATGGACGAACTGGATCGGACAGAACGTCATATACGATTTGCGCCACGCGCTGTTTCAAAACATTCAGCGCCTGTCGTTCCGCTTTTTTGACCAGCGTCCGGCAGGCTCCATTCTCGTGCGCGTCACAAACGACGTGAACTCCTTGCAAGAGTTGTTTACGAACGGCATTATCAACTTGTTGACAGACGTTTTGCTACTCGTCGGCATTTCGGTCGTCATGCTCTCGTGGCACGCTAAACTCGCGCTAGCCGTCATGATCACTGTACCGATCATGTTTTTTCTCTCGACGAAACTGCGCATTAAAATTCGACGCGCCTGGCAGCATGTGCGGCTGATGCAGTCGAGAATTAACGCCCATTTGAATGAGTGCATTCAGGGGATGCGCGTGACGCAAGCTTTTACTCAGGAAGAACCGAACATGCGCTACTTTGAGCGCATGAACCAAGATAACAGCGAGGCCCATCGCGAGGCCGCAAGGCGCAACGACAAATTCGGGCCCCTCGTCGATTTTACGGCAGCCATTGGGACGTGTGTCTTGTTTTGGTACGGTTCGCATTTGCTCTTGACAGCGCCGGAAACGATGTCGATCGGTGTGCTCCTCGCCTTCTCCATGTACCTGGGCCATTTTTGGGAGCCGATATCTCGGCTGGGGCAAGTGTACAGTCAATTGCTCGTGGCGATGGCCTCGTCGGAGCGCATCTTTGAATTTCTCGACGAAAAGCCGCTAGTGGCGGAGCGTAAAGGGGCGGTTACGATGCCGCCGATTAAAGGCCGCGTCGAGTTTCAAAACGTGTCTTTTGCTTATGAGCAAGGGCGACCGGCGCTCAGGGACGTTCAGTTGACGGTTTCACCTGGTGAGACGGTGGCTCTCGTCGGACATACGGGTTCGGGGAAGAGCACGATTGTCAATTTGCTCAGCCGCTTTTACGATCCGGTGCGAGGAAATGTTCTCGTTGACGGCATCGACCTTCGCCACGTGACCATTGACAGTTACCGCTCACAGATCGGCATCGTGCTTCAGGACACGTTCATTTTTTCTGGGACGATTCGCGACAACATCCGTTTCGGGAACTTGGCGGCGACAGACGAGGAAGTGGAAGAGGCGGCCAAAGCCGTACAGGCCCATGACTTCATCTCCAGGCTTCCACAAGGGTACGAAACGGAAGTGGAGGAGCGGGGAGGTGTGTTGTCGATGGGGGAGAAACAACTGATTTCCTTCTCTCGGGCAATTTTGGCCGATCCACGCATCTTGATTCTCGACGAGGCG includes the following:
- a CDS encoding SCO family protein, which translates into the protein MKRSGWRMFLAFTVTVVLLLSACGTGGGGPLSSAQSDTLNWEVQDFTFTNQDGESVSLEDLKGDVWLANFIFTNCRTVCPPMTANMAQIQQAMKEEGLNIPIVSFSVDPENDSPEALKEYGGNVGADFTNWHFLTGYEFEDIQQLSQESFKALVEPEPDSDQIMHGTSFYLVNQSGSVVQKYNGLEPPVEEIIDDIKALR
- the ctaG gene encoding cytochrome c oxidase assembly factor CtaG, translated to MKMWDLVTSQFSFTALWSPVFLAGTVVAALLYLAVVGPLRSRFTHAVPVPWYKKMSFVAGLFAFYLGFGGPVYLIGHLMFSAHMFKMAFVYFITPPLLMFGTPAWLVRPLFRYRAVEKLFKIVMHPFPSLFMFNLLVSLYHIPQLFDHLMANYTLHIGYQAVLFVTALFMWWQVLTPLPEFDRLSDIKKIAYVFANSALLLPACALIIFADHTIYATYTDPAKWATALGYCLPAGTTVPPQLFETFSLLSPMEDQQLGGIVMKLTQETVFMIVLGHIFYHWVKKEKKVVDIQDFQRYPRLSNK
- a CDS encoding metal ABC transporter substrate-binding protein; this encodes MAILIRARRGLLIGGILMIVAVTSLAGCSDEAADSNEGKEAIELELIHVYTSFYPLYDFAAKIGGDAVKVRSITPPGAEPHDYEPSPKDMVSLADADLFVYNGSGFEPWAEQALKTLDGTNTRIVNATEHLDTATSGEGHVKHSDDEGEHVHSHSHGEQDPHVWLDPNLAKQQAQMIKDALVEIDADRADVYEANFEQLAAQFDELDRTLRNVTRTAEKKEFVVSHAAFGHLAHRYGLEQVAVSGLSPSDEPSSKELQQVIDFAKEHDVHYIMFDVLVSPKVANAVKESIGAEVLRLHSLENLTEEELGRGEDYFSIMKQNVANLEKALNPSNDDGGTDY
- a CDS encoding metal ABC transporter ATP-binding protein; the encoded protein is MEEPIIDVRDVTFAYGAVNVLENVSLAVNRGEFLGLVGPNGSGKSTLIKVILGLEQPQSGDIRLFGKPSSQFRAWSRIGYVSQKANRFNTSFPATVFEVVSTGLYGKLGLFKRLSRQDRRVVYDMMDRVGLSTYHKHLMGELSGGQQQRVFIARALVSQPDLLILDEPTVGIDAESVDRFYRLLEDLRNEYDLTILLVSHDIGVMTAKVSSVACLNKQVHYHGDPEAFNARQDEILSRTYGHDVRMLEHSH
- a CDS encoding metal ABC transporter permease gives rise to the protein MLDVLLEYEFLRNAFWAGMIIGIVSPVVGVFLVVRRLSLMADALSHIALSGVAAGMLLREVSPAFAFFNPVYAGMAFSVAGSLFVEQLRKLYRSYEELAIPITLSTGVALGVVLISIADGFNSDLFGYLFGSVLSVTPSDLMAIGGIGLVVLLAVFVFYKELFYLSYDEENAVLSGLPRKALNVLYMVLVALVIAAAMRIVGILLVSAMMTLPVAASLQVARSFKQTFLYAVGFAETSVLGGLTLSYYLDWASGGTIVLLSVTILAITLTFKRLKRRLVSRRVLSSGQEAGHC
- a CDS encoding Fur family transcriptional regulator, which codes for MNVSEALAILKEKGFKYTDKRELLLNILAQEGRYLSAKAVLEQMKASFPQLSVDTVYRNLTLLHELDILEATELNGERLYRMVCAGDDHHHHLICTECGKTKKIDICPMHAMFGRPEGFQITGHKFEIYGVCDGCAP
- a CDS encoding ABC transporter ATP-binding protein; the protein is MDVFRRLKPFYWPHKRWGMLSVFLLIGVTALSLVQPMLLQFLIDDIVIAGRYEWIPHVSIGILCIAGVRSICRYYHQYTGHLFGIASVYDLRTALYDKLQGLSFSYYDNAKTGDLMARLTGDVEAFRMFLSFGIAQLLNIVLMVVLGMVVLGTINVELTLITLAVTMPLLAFVSIRFDSAAHPAFSNIRKAIARMSTRVQENITGVRTVKSFSREAHEIDKFATSNDDYMDTHLRAARLWSKYFPLMETLGNLSLVIMLGYGGFLVIQGKLTPGGLAAFFTLTSFIVGPLQALGFQINNLTQAKAAGERLMEILDTPQHVREKPNAKDLTDVKGRVQFEGVTFHYRGNVPALYNVHFEAKPGSVIALLGATGSGKSTVVQLIMRSYDVTKGKVTVDGNDVRDLTLKSLRRHIGIVFQDTFLFSASIRDNIAYGNHEAPMEHVVRAAKIAQAHDFIMEMPEQYDTVVGERGLGLSGGQKQRIAIARAILTDPRILILDDATSAVDMETEISIREALRSAMKGRTTFMIAHRISTLKSADEILVMDQGRIVQRGRHEDLLQQRGPYRRIFDVQFSDQREVLQEMERMRA
- a CDS encoding ABC transporter ATP-binding protein — its product is MKNVRKERFVYRDDRKMEKPFDWQQFRRLLGYLKPYRRHLPLVVLTMLIVTGTRLAVPYLISVAIDHAILDDQNIPLLVTMVVTIFVLYLASWGANAVRIQWTNWIGQNVIYDLRHALFQNIQRLSFRFFDQRPAGSILVRVTNDVNSLQELFTNGIINLLTDVLLLVGISVVMLSWHAKLALAVMITVPIMFFLSTKLRIKIRRAWQHVRLMQSRINAHLNECIQGMRVTQAFTQEEPNMRYFERMNQDNSEAHREAARRNDKFGPLVDFTAAIGTCVLFWYGSHLLLTAPETMSIGVLLAFSMYLGHFWEPISRLGQVYSQLLVAMASSERIFEFLDEKPLVAERKGAVTMPPIKGRVEFQNVSFAYEQGRPALRDVQLTVSPGETVALVGHTGSGKSTIVNLLSRFYDPVRGNVLVDGIDLRHVTIDSYRSQIGIVLQDTFIFSGTIRDNIRFGNLAATDEEVEEAAKAVQAHDFISRLPQGYETEVEERGGVLSMGEKQLISFSRAILADPRILILDEATASIDTETEVRIQKALQTLLQGRTSFVIAHRLSTIRNADQIVVLDHGRIVEVGTHESLMEQKGVYFRLVKAQFDQFAAS